The following proteins are encoded in a genomic region of Methanoculleus bourgensis MS2:
- the malQ gene encoding 4-alpha-glucanotransferase has product MNRRGSGVLLHITSLPSVYGIGDLGPAAHRFVDLLAGAGQRYWQILPLNPTCPDLGNSPYLSTSAFAGNTWLISPEQMVIDGLLGPEDIGDPPGFPEDRVDYRAVMDYKNNLFDRAFERFRERGPDFRYKEFAAGNVSWLDDYAIFVALRERFEGKVWGDWPPDIRDRHQDALHAYGTELADRILREKFLQYVFDRQWKTLKNHCRSRHLQVIGDLPVYLTYDSVDLWANPDLFKLDEQKKPAVVAGVPPDAFSATGQLWGNPVYNWEAHLEQEFAWWESRIDRTLALVDRVRLDHFRGFVQYWEVPVDEMTAENGRWVDAPGRDLFTLLARSRSCLPIIAEDLGYITSDVHEMMAHFGFPGMKVLIFGFSGDVARNPHAPHNITGGCIAYTGTHDNNTVRGWFEHEVSGDQRDLLFRYIGGTFGADHAHRILIRLAMLSPAETVIVPMQDILGLGEEARMNRPGTAEGNWEWRLRREQMREQAMQEFSEVTGLYGRK; this is encoded by the coding sequence ATGAACCGGCGGGGCAGCGGGGTTCTCCTCCATATCACATCGCTGCCGTCGGTGTACGGCATCGGCGACCTTGGTCCGGCAGCGCACCGGTTCGTGGACCTCCTTGCCGGGGCGGGGCAACGTTACTGGCAGATTCTCCCCCTCAACCCGACATGCCCGGACCTCGGTAACTCGCCCTACCTGAGCACCTCGGCGTTTGCCGGGAACACCTGGCTCATCAGCCCGGAGCAGATGGTCATCGACGGTCTCCTCGGGCCTGAGGATATCGGGGATCCGCCCGGCTTCCCGGAGGACCGGGTGGACTACCGGGCGGTCATGGACTACAAGAACAACCTTTTCGACCGGGCGTTCGAGCGGTTCAGGGAGCGGGGTCCGGACTTCCGCTACAAGGAGTTTGCAGCCGGGAACGTCTCGTGGCTTGATGACTACGCCATATTCGTCGCCCTCAGGGAACGGTTCGAGGGGAAGGTCTGGGGCGACTGGCCGCCCGATATCAGGGACCGGCACCAGGATGCCCTGCACGCCTACGGTACCGAACTTGCGGACCGGATCCTCAGGGAGAAGTTCCTCCAGTACGTTTTTGACCGTCAGTGGAAGACGCTCAAGAATCACTGCCGCTCAAGGCACCTCCAGGTCATCGGGGACCTCCCGGTCTACCTCACCTACGACAGCGTCGATCTCTGGGCAAACCCGGATCTCTTCAAACTGGATGAGCAGAAGAAACCGGCCGTTGTCGCGGGCGTCCCCCCGGATGCCTTCAGCGCGACCGGGCAGCTCTGGGGAAACCCCGTCTACAACTGGGAAGCGCACCTGGAGCAGGAGTTTGCATGGTGGGAGAGCAGGATCGACCGCACCCTCGCCCTCGTCGACCGGGTGCGCCTCGACCATTTCCGGGGGTTTGTGCAGTACTGGGAGGTGCCGGTTGATGAGATGACCGCAGAGAACGGGCGCTGGGTCGATGCACCCGGCCGGGACCTCTTCACCCTGCTCGCCCGGAGCAGGTCGTGCCTCCCCATCATCGCTGAAGACCTCGGCTACATAACCTCTGATGTCCACGAGATGATGGCCCATTTTGGGTTCCCGGGGATGAAGGTCCTGATCTTCGGCTTCTCCGGCGACGTCGCGCGAAACCCGCACGCGCCTCACAACATCACAGGAGGATGCATCGCCTACACGGGGACGCACGACAACAACACCGTCAGGGGGTGGTTCGAGCACGAGGTCTCGGGCGATCAGAGGGATCTCCTGTTCCGCTACATCGGGGGCACGTTCGGCGCCGACCATGCGCACCGAATTCTCATCCGCCTGGCGATGCTCTCCCCCGCCGAGACCGTGATTGTCCCGATGCAGGACATCCTCGGTCTTGGCGAAGAGGCGCGGATGAACCGCCCGGGCACGGCCGAGGGAAACTGGGAGTGGCGGCTCCGCCGGGAACAGATGCGGGAGCAGGCCATGCAGGAGTTTTCCGAGGTTACCGGGCTCTACGGGCGGAAGTGA